AATTTCCTAACATGTTCTCCCAgatataagtgtggtgcacaacatacccatgggactctactagacacggctcatgaCTCCTTAGGACACCCTAAACCTGGTTGCTTTGATACCAGCTTTAACATTCCAGCCCATTAGTGACATTGTTCGTTTTGAGCCTAGGCCCGTATTTGTTTAAAATACGTCACTAGGGTATAAGGTATGCTTTCTTATATACTCGGCATCTCTCCCGTGTTTTGCTGATGTGAGATTCGCCTGGGGTATTACATTTGGCACCTTGACTAACTATCTGCTGATTAATGTGGTATAATCTGATGCTTAGAAGAATTTTGAGATGGCTCATTTTATTGTTTGCTGAAATGGCCTAGAATATCTTTTTGCTCCAATGTAGAAATTTTCTCTCTACCGCTGCTGATCCAAATATATTGTAGGGGACGTTCCATATTGCCTCATGGCGTGGAATACAAGTTGCTGTAAAAAAGTTTGGGGAGGATGTGATTGCTGATGAGGATAAAGTGTGAGTGATTAAAACCGATATTGCTTCTATTTTTCTACTTACAAGGGGGAAAACCGCAGTTGCTTCTTCACATTGTTTAGCTCTTTTCATTTATTCTTTGATTTACATTCTCTAATAGTAAGGTTTCTGCAGGAGGGCATTTCGAGATGAGCTTGCGTTGCTCCAGAAGATAAGACATCCTAATGTCGTCCAGTTTCTTGGTGCCGTAACACAAAGTAGTCCTATGATGATAGTGACGGAATACTTACCAAAGGTCTTTCTTATTAATTCTACCAATAATCCAGTATGCATACTTATATTTATCAATATTTATATACAATGGTCGAACTTTATAGTTCAATCCATTTCTTCATGTTGATCTGTCTGTTTTTCTCctcgtttttttcttttcttctttttgaataAGTAATATGTTTGAAACTTTTCCAACAAAGTTATCACTTTGAAATGACTTTTCCATTGCCGTATATTTCCAGGGTGATCTCCGTCAATATTTGAATAGAAAAGGAGCGCTTAAACCAACAAAAGCTCTCAGATTTGCAATGGACATCGCGAGGTTCACATCCACTCTGTGCTATTGGCCAATATGATAAACTCTTTATAAATTGCAAAACTAGTGTTTAAACGGTTGAAAAAATTTTAAAAAGGCAATTTCTCATTATGCATAATTTATAAAACTTTTCTTGGATATAAATTTCAATGTATCATAGTCCTTGGATCGGATTATTACTGCTGAGTATAAGAATTCTCAAACAAAACCGAGATTCATCCCCCTATTccttttcttcaaatatttcttcCCATTCAGGTCACACTTGCTATTTAGTAAGTAATttcgtcatacttttcaaattcaTATTATGTTGAACCTTGCTTTTGTTACATCTTATATGTGTGTGAGCAAGATGGGTTGAATTTCATAGCTTCATACATTGTGTTTGGTTGTAGGGGAATGAACTATTTGCATGAACATAACGAAGCAATTATTCATCGTGACCTTGAGCCTTCGTAAGTATTCGTACTAATTCCTAGCCAAGTTTTTGAGTAGCACCAATTATCATAAAGCTTTCATGATCGTGATTTGAGTTCCTTCATGTAATAattctttattatttttgagtAAGATTACAGAAATATTTTGCGGGATGATACTGGACATCTGAAAGTTGCTGACTTTGGAGTGAGCAAGCTACTGAAAGTTACCAGCAGGGTTAAAGAAGACAAGCCTCTGACATATGAAGACAGTTATCGTGAGTACTGCTTCTCTTAGTTACTCACTCAACCTCTATTCCTTCTCTATTGGAAAAGATATGGTAGCTGTTCGCCGGGTTAAAAATGGATGTTTGTGTATATGTTGCTCGCCACCATGGATGCAGAATTACTATTGGTCTACAGTCAGTCGAGTGTTTTCAAGTTTGCTTGATAGATTCTAAAAAGCTTTCTTTAATTGAGATGTTGTGATCTGTTCCTGTTGATTGTAAACGAGAACATATATTTGAGAACATATATTTGGATTTCTTCTAACATTTTCATTTTCtgctttttttttaaataaaaaaaaaatcatgtgcAATAAATAGGCAGATATGTAGCTCCAGAGGTTTTCAGGAACGAGGAATATGATACCAAAATTGATGTCTTTTCATTTGCTTTAATTTTACAAGAGGTAAAATTCTTTCCTTTCTGGTTAATTTTAGAGGaggattttctccttttctctctctctctttgttATTACTTCTTTTGAAGTCAAGTTCCAAGAATAGAGTGTCTCATGCTCGAATCACCTTGCACCGCACTATCCAAACTACACACTTCTCGAAGTGCATCACTTGCCATGAAATGATAACGTCTTGGTTGCTGCAATACTGTTGCTTTAAGCGTGGCATGATGAGTTAGAAAACAGTGATTATGTCGGCAATACATACTTCAACTTTCATCTTCTACCATCTAATGTATCATTTTCTTGCAACCCACATATATGATTTACTTTGGTCCTGGTCTGATCCATTTATATTGCATATTTGCAGAAGTTCTAAAGTAACTTTATTTTGATAAAATTTAGTGAGTCAAGGATGTGCGTGCTTTGCAGTTCTGTTTCCACATACAGATGATATGTTTTATCTTTATGGTGTGCTGTATTTCAGATGATTGAAGGCTATCCCCCTTTCCATGCGAAGGAAGAAAATGATGTACCTAAATTATATGCTGCTAAAGAGCGCCCTCCTTTTAAAGCCCCTGCAAAGTTTTATGCCCATGGATTGAAAGAGTAAGTTCTATTTTTTCCTCTCATTTGCTACAAAAATCATGATAACTTATGACTATAATAAACCATGCAATTCTAGGGTAAATATTAATTCTTATCTATGTTGCGCGGATAAACCATGCAATATTAATTCTTAtctatgttgcgcggactctccaaaatgctgCCGTACCTGTGTCAGATCCtccaaaaatgcactacttttaAAGGATTCGACACACAACCAGCCACATTTTaagagagtccgagcaacattgAGCTCCTTGTCTTGGACCTAGACTTGAATGTCTTCTCTTTTTGGCTTTGATACCATGTGAAGAGTGAGACAACAGAAGAAAAGTATTTATCTTGATAGTAGAACTCAATGTGATGGGACTCCTTGTATAGGAGTTAGCCTACTTCAATAAGGTATATTACCTTGCTTATAATGATACAAAATAATTTCCTAATTAATAGAATATTCTAGGCTATTCTAGATGAATCGTTATCGTGAATTTATACATATTTTTAGCGGTTATTTTATTTAATCATTGGGAGAATTCTATCAATGCTTCCTTTGATTGGACACAGAGTGTAAGAAAAAGAGAacacttttgaacttgtggtgtaaaatgagacaTATaaattttgtgtggctataaatcattgcataagtgtaaattattttcaaatatggaaaagggtcattctttttggcactgactaaaaaggaaataggttcacataaattgaaaacGAGGGAATATGAGAATATGTATCAGTTATGTCTGTTTATTAATTCCTTTCCCTAGAGTTAATTTCTTCATTGTTTGTGAAAATCAATTATCCTCTGGAGTGAACAAGTTGTTTCAATTGCTTAATGATGAACATCACCCAATTGATTTAGGAGTAAGACTTACGTTAAATCTTACCTACACATTCTTTTTTCAGAATTAGAATCGGTGCCTTCATTCGTCACGATTTCCTTGAAGTGTCCTTATATTTGGCGAATTTATGCAAGTTTATCTTAACAAAATCATGATATGCAAAAATGATAAGCAGCAAAATTGTTGAGACAACTAACCGAATATATCATGCTAACACTAACCTTCTTAGCATGCGACTCTCTGGAGTGTTTGTAGATGCTGCTATGTGTTCCTGTTCCCATTTAGTTTCTGTACAAAAGGGCTTAGGTGTAAAATTAAACATAAGAAGCTGGGATCTGGAGGTCATTTCCCGTATCCCTGATAAAATTGACATGTCAAAAAGAGaattattttaataaaagtaGCGCATGTTTTCAATCTTGATTCGGCTACATATACGGATTAGTAGGTTTATAGCTGATCAACTGAGGTCTTTTACTTGATAGATTGTAGCATTTAGTAAACTGGGATCTTTGAAAATGCCCTCAATTCTGCTGTAGACAATGCGGTAATATTTACGGATGATTTTGGTTTTCTAGGTTGATTGAAGGGTGTTGGAGTGAGAAGTCAGCGAAGCGTCCAAGTTTCAAGCAAATTATCCCAAGGCTTGAATCCATTTATAAAAAGTTTGACCGCAAGAACAATTGGACGGTAAATTTTCCATGATTGCGTTCCCCCTTCCTACTGTTTCTGTACATTTAATTTTGTGATTGGTTTTTATATGTTTGAGAAATTCATGTCCCGGTCATCTATCAATTGAACTATTTGCCATTTGTTTCATCGAATAAAGACATATTAGCTAAATCACTTGAGTTGCATGCTTTTGTGAAATATAGACTTTTTAGTGAAAACAGTATCTAGGCTCTGATGTGGTAAGTAGCTCATCTGAAGCGATTATGAATCGCGTAGAATTGCCAGCCCAAGTATTATATGCTTACAATCTGATTAATAAGTACTCCGATCTGGTTTTGTACCGAGAAAGACGTCCTTGCCTGGTCCTCATACCTGGTCGTAGAATATTATTTCTCGTTTTGAGCTAGTTTCATTTTCGTCTTTTCCTTGAGTCTTGATGTTATTTGCATTTTCGAGTAGTAAAGGTGGCATGTATCTAGGGTTAAGCACTCTTTACCAAAGGTGACTCCGTATCTAGGGCTTGAACCCGAGACCTTTGGTTAAGGACGAAGGATGCCTGCAGTTATCATAACATATGATTCCATTGATACTTAAGTGCCTCTTTTCATCATATGAATAATTTGCTACATGCAGGTTATTAGGCCATTGAGATGCCTTCAGCATTTAGAGGCAATGTGGAAGAAAGATACTCCAAATTTAAGTAGCCGGAATGGTTCATCTCGGTCGACGCGCCACATCTAGTAGGCTTTATGGAAATAAGTAATTTTTCGTTTACTCAACTGTGCATAAAGTTTCTCTACTTCTCCATATTTCTGCAAAATTTTCAGTTGGTTTTAGTATTAGGCTGTTGGATTATTTTCTAGTTTCAAATCTTCTATTCTTGTCATTGGGATCATGATCTTTGCCTAAGTTTTATGTTGTTTTTTGTATATTAAACTTGAACCCtctgttcttctttttctttcatctttttaAGAAGTCAGATAATATTGAAGTTTAAAAGGTTATGTCTTTTTTCCTATGTAATTCTTATATATTTTAACAAAATATa
This genomic stretch from Nicotiana sylvestris chromosome 9, ASM39365v2, whole genome shotgun sequence harbors:
- the LOC104246127 gene encoding serine/threonine-protein kinase 12-like codes for the protein MEQPNSPVRFKLGKQSSLAPERGEREDGEDGVVIDIDPRVRLMYSANEADIEGIKELLECGTDVNFRDIDKRTALHVAACQGSTDVVQLLLDNGAQVDPKDRWGSTPLADAIHYKNHEVIKLLEKHGAKPPMAPMHVNTCREVPEYEIDAKELDFTNSIELSKGTFHIASWRGIQVAVKKFGEDVIADEDKVRAFRDELALLQKIRHPNVVQFLGAVTQSSPMMIVTEYLPKGDLRQYLNRKGALKPTKALRFAMDIARGMNYLHEHNEAIIHRDLEPSNILRDDTGHLKVADFGVSKLLKVTSRVKEDKPLTYEDSYRRYVAPEVFRNEEYDTKIDVFSFALILQEMIEGYPPFHAKEENDVPKLYAAKERPPFKAPAKFYAHGLKELIEGCWSEKSAKRPSFKQIIPRLESIYKKFDRKNNWTVIRPLRCLQHLEAMWKKDTPNLSSRNGSSRSTRHI